In Salinibaculum sp. SYNS191, the genomic window TGTCGGCGCTACTGGCGAGTCAGACCGACTCGTGCGTTCGCTGCAATCCGACGAGGAGGAGGTAGCAGCCACAGTAACCACACCCGAACTCGTCGCCCACTCGTTCGCCCCGCAATATCACCTCCAACCAATCTACGCCGACACCGAGAACGGGCGGCTCCGGCAGGTTCGCGAATTGCTCGAAGCACTGGTGAGTAATGGGTTCAAAGTCCTGATTGGTAAGCCCTTCACGGGATTCGAGCCGCAGGATGCACTGTTTGCGGACTTGGTACCGACCCGCCGCGAACGTTCCTACAGCGTGGACCGCATCGAGTCGTTCGACGATCTTCGACAGTCGCGCCGGCTCTTCGACATCCTCCGGTCAGCCGCCGACAGCGGAGACTACGACGCGGGACGTGAATTGATTAGCCTCCCAGGTGACACACTCGAACCGATAGCAGACCTCGTCGTCCAGAACAGCGAGTGGTATGCGTCCGTCAGAGAGGACACGCACTCACACTTCACTGATAGTACATACAAAGTGACATACATGCTAATGCGAAACGTAGCCGAATCAGGACTCGAACTGTACGGAAAAGAGTATGGCAGTCGACACAAAAAGGTCAAGATATTCCGCTTGGCTGTTGATTCAGCACTCGACGGATTAAATCGTGGCCTTGCAGACGAGGAGTTAGTTGAGCATACTGCAGGACAGGTGTACAAAGCCGCTCAGGAGGAGGAGTACACGGGACGAGTCACGACCGAGCAGGCAACGCAATTCGTCGAGTCACTATTCGAATATCTGGAATCAGATGATTCGCTGACCAAGGAAGACCTGAGCAGTCGGCGCAACACACTGGCGAACACGTACCTATTCGCTTACGACCAGTTACTGAACGAATTGAGAGAAGAAGAGGCAGACGAAGAGGAGGCACCGGCCTGAAACTATCCTTCCAGACAACAAACCCATGAGCACAAACGCTACCACCGCCATCGACTTCCCGGAGAAAGGCTTCATCGACCAGTATCAGTTCTACATGCGGCGTCGACCATCTGTCACGCTCGCCGTTCAACGTGACGTCGTCGATCCGCTGCTCATCCGCAATACTGAGCAGGACCGTGCTGAGACGCAGATAATTGCTGATACTACCCGTGCCCAGTCGAACCCAGAGAAATTCACCACGAAAGAGCGTCTGACTGGACTTGACCTGCTCCGCCAACTCGACGACGGAGACGATCTCATCGCGGAAGAGTACGCCTACAATGAACCCCCTACCTTGGAGAACGCCATCAACATGGATGCCGTGACATACGGTATCACCGGCACGGGTGATCAGGACTACGGCATGAAGTCACGGCTGTTCGCGGGCTACACCTACACGACAGGCGAATACGACGTGATGAATGCCGAAACACGGAATAAAGCCTTCGAGTCCGGCACGATGACCGACGAAGAAGGTGAACATTCGCAGGGGCTGTACGAGCAGGTCCGCGTCCAGCCAGGAAACACGTTCATGCACTTCCTAACACTGGAAGCCGGGACGCCAGCGATGCTTGCGTACGTCCTGCACAATGTTTTGAACACCCACGGGTACGGAGCGCGTGAAACTCGGAGCGGGAAGACTATCGAGAACAGTATTCGGGCGCTTGTCGTGGCCGACCAGCCAGCACTACTGTCCGTTGGTGAATTCCTCGAGGGGTACGACCCCGACCCAGACCACGAAGACATCGGTGACGCTCTCGGGCACTACCTCCGTGCACAGGAGCGGGCAAACTGGGACGTGTACGGCGATGAGAAAGTCAGCGATGTAGAGTCGTTCCCCGAGTGGTTCTCCACGCTCCAGGCTGTTTCTGGACGGGAACGCGACGACGCAACCCAGATCCTACGTGAGTTGCTTGTCAGCGATACCGCAGCCGCACGGGAGAACATCCCCGAACTCGACTGACCGCCTGAAACCAAGAGATGCCAGCAACCCATGTCACATAATCAGGTCAGTCTGGAGGATGCTGTCCAGGATGCAGAGAGTTCGGCACGTTCCTCCGAGGTAGTCCGTGCGCATACGTATGACGCCAGACTCTACGCACCCCTTTTTTACGCCAGCAAGGAGGGAAGCGTAATTGAGACTGATCCTATCATCGCAGCGACGGCCGTCATGCACGCGCTTGGCTACGAGTACTACGATCTCAAAAAGCGCTATGCACTGATCGGTGACGAGGCCACAACCCCGGACTACGGACACTTACGGAACCTGCCGTTCTTCGTTAGTGAACTAGCCCCTATCGAAGACGTTGATGCAGACGAACGGACCTTCCGGACGGTATCATACTCGACCGAACGAGCCATCGTCTCCCAGGACAACACGGTCGGAGAGATGATTCGTGGCTCGAAGAAGCCAGTCCCAAGGCGACTCGAAGGGAGCAATGCCGGCTGGCACAAGGTTCGTGAGTTTGTCGGACTGTCGCCGGGCACGAACTTCGAATTCACTATCTGGGCACATCCCGACGATGCCCCGCCTCCTCAAATCGGTTTCCGGGCGGGTATCAAGCGAACGGGAGAATTCCGGGCGACGCGCAGAGACGACCCTGCCGAGACAGTAACTGTCAATCAGTACCTTCTGCAATCGGTATACGATGTCGGG contains:
- the cas7d gene encoding type I-D CRISPR-associated protein Cas7/Csc2, which codes for MSTNATTAIDFPEKGFIDQYQFYMRRRPSVTLAVQRDVVDPLLIRNTEQDRAETQIIADTTRAQSNPEKFTTKERLTGLDLLRQLDDGDDLIAEEYAYNEPPTLENAINMDAVTYGITGTGDQDYGMKSRLFAGYTYTTGEYDVMNAETRNKAFESGTMTDEEGEHSQGLYEQVRVQPGNTFMHFLTLEAGTPAMLAYVLHNVLNTHGYGARETRSGKTIENSIRALVVADQPALLSVGEFLEGYDPDPDHEDIGDALGHYLRAQERANWDVYGDEKVSDVESFPEWFSTLQAVSGRERDDATQILRELLVSDTAAARENIPELD